A part of Mustela erminea isolate mMusErm1 chromosome 9, mMusErm1.Pri, whole genome shotgun sequence genomic DNA contains:
- the LOC116599439 gene encoding protein NPAT isoform X2: MLLPSDIARLVLGYLQQENLTSTCQTFILESSNLKEYAEHCTDEGFIPACLLSLFGKNLTTILNEYVAMKAKETSNDVPAIMSSLWKKLDHTLSQIRSMQSSPGFVANQRVRTRSGIAEIKRQRRLAAQAAPMNSELLTLAYLSGQCATAPPPPPPPPPPPPPPPPAAVQVIRPAGQIAAPLRSNFLVVNHSQSQDTAATGEALNIIPTPQEKKTQTTVLSPARRKSESQRKSNTLSGPHSTIRNFQDPNAFAVEKQMVIENAREKILSNKSLQEKLAENINKFLTSDNNIAQMPKQTESNPAEPETSIDELLGLQSEIHMSEEAIQDILEQTESDPAFQALFDLFDYGKSKNNKNISQGISSQHLETNPSVVLADETNLAVKGSFDTEQSGDQSGPPPFCASYQSEDPSASLKSSGHAELRPEAQEHFPQAGSSVQKKAFRTVGPNGHKCNLDITFESVPHLNDFNQRVNADAECNQRCAEFYAHPLPTDAAVAMEVGKNVLLSDAPREPPSQPDASALPVTSFVSLGAETHSENLMLSGKSSQLLSQNIPLTGKTCKTSQFCENSNNTARLKTHLPGSKSPDPREMHQNKTEIHGSLPGVAQHADCQDSSSLQSKILPVSAESSGLKVSEQLDIRLEDSVSSVKQPSEESSAPELNHTEKCETQPSKSEKVAVQSQERSSLKEDGDSIFLTLGDGGNCGEVALIAPEGNAVEGKQSLPSEPLCSSVGVSHPESQNTSDKPAGDNSADIDASNIVSLKIIISDDPFVSSDTELNSAVSSISGENLPTIILSSPAKSPAKNVELVKCLSSEETAGTVPSAERLADSAPVEQSLLALKPEDSAGNGAQNESSIAFSSNITPCVSKDSGYIQLMPATSTTFGNSNNILIATCVTDPTALGTTVSQSNVVVLPGNSAPVTAPLPLPQLQTPPRSNSVFAVNQTVSPSFSQGSAIIIASPVQPVLQGMVGMIPVSVVGQNGNTFSAPPQQLLHMPLAAPVCSRSIPQIPIPPKSQKTQGLKNKPCTGKQVNNLVDSSSHLVGCHAQRTEVSDKNMATDLGKKLEEITVPFSLESIVPTSKPFESHRRVLCFDGITSPVANTQGTNHKVASQNKERNDISFPNLESPLVSSTLKPPSNNALKRERERPPLPKILSKSETANSRHTAIKETQLEKKASPTEIVLESFHKATANKENELCSDVERQKNPETSKLSNGQQNGGLRNEKTIASLQELTKKQGTSSNSKNAFSVGAPVKDPKQEQTKCASSVMNAPSKPTTDVLPDGQWPSPVAKLPESSDGPGPRTPGAGAGDRPKEEPRDGIKVPSSSTAKVMVPPVTPDLPACSPASETGSENSVSMAAHTLMILSRAAVARTASTTPLKDNTQQFRASSRSTAKKRKMEELDERERTSRASSKSLANSSLPMKKKKIKLYCVKIDD, encoded by the exons GTTACTTACAACAGGAAAACCTCACTTCTACCTGCCagacttttattttggaaagttcaaatttaaaagaatatgcgGAACATTGTACAGATGAAGGTTTTATCCCAGCCTGCTTACTG TCCTTGTTTGGAAAAAACTTGACAACAATTCTGAATGAATATGTAGCTATGAAAGCAAAAG AAACATCAAATGATGTCCCAGCAATTATGTCATCTCTATGGAAGAAGTTAGACCATACACTTTCTCAGATCAG gAGCATGCAAAGTTCCCCAGGGTTTGTTGCTAATCAGAGAG TCCGAACAAGAAGTGGAATTGCAGAAATCAAACGACAGAGAAGGCTTGCGGCTCAAGCAGCTCCCATGAATTCAGAGTTGCTGACTTTAGCGTATCTTTCAGGACAGTGCGCTACTGCTCCTcccccgccgcctcctcctcctcctcctcctcctcctcctcctccagcagctGTGCAGGTTATCCGGCCAGCTGGCCAGATTGCAGCGCCTTTGAGGTCCAATTTTCTAGTGGTCAACCATTCACAGTCACAAGACACAGCTGCCA CTGGAGAGGCTTTAAATATCATTCCTACTCCTCAGGAAAAGAAAACGCAGACCACAGTCTTGTCTCCAGCTAGACGCAAAAG TGAATCTCAGAGGAAAAGTAACACTTTATCTGGGCCTCATTCAACGATAAGGAATTTCCAGGATCCAAATGCATTTGCAGTAGAAAAA caaATGGTTATTGAAAATGCACGAGAAAAAATACTAAGTAACAAATCTCTTCAAGAAAAGCTTgcagaaaacattaataaatttttGACAAG CGACAACAATATTGCACAAATGCCCAAGCAAACAGAGAGCAACCCTGCGGAACCAGAGACTTCAATTGATGAACTCCTGGGACTCCAG AGTGAAATCCATATGTCTGAGGAAGCAATACAGGATATCCTGGAACAAACAGAGTCCGATCCAGCGTTTCAAGCACTCTTCGACCTCTTTGACTATG GTAaatcaaagaataataaaaatatatcacaagGCATTTCCAGTCAGCATCTGGAAACCAATCCCAGTGTAGTCTTAGCAGATGAAACTAATCTAGCAGTTAAAGGTTCTTTTGATACAGAACAATCTG GTGATCAGTCTGGACCGCCCCCATTTTGCGCATCCTACCAAAGCGAagacccctctgcctctctgaagAGCAGTGGCCATGCGGAGCTTCGCCCGGAAGCCCAGGAGCACTTCCCACAGGCGGGCTCCAGCGTCCAGAAGAAGGCATTTAGGACGGTCGGACCTAATGGACACAAGTGTAACCTTGATATTACCTTTGAGTCTGTGCCTCATTTGAATGACTTTAACCAAAGAGTAAATGCGGATGCTGAATGTAATCAGCGCTGTGCCGAATTCTACGCCCATCCGCTGCCCACTGACGCCGCCGTGGCGATGGAGGTCGGGAAGAATGTCCTGCTGTCGGATGCCCCGCGTGAGCCTCCCTCGCAGCCTGACGCGTCCGCTCTGCCAGTGACGTCGTTCGTTTCCCTCGGCGCTGAGACTCACTCTGAAAACTTAATGCTCTCTGGGAAGAGTTCTCAGCTTTTATCCCAAAATATCCCATTAACTGGAAAGACATGTAAAACAAGTCAGTTTTGTGAAAACTCTAACAACACAGCAAGACTTAAAACTCATCTCCCTGGTTCTAAGTCACCAGACCCTAGAGAAATGCACCAGAATAAAACTGAGATCCACGGCAGCTTGCCCGGTGTGGCACAACATGCAGACTGCCAAGACAGCTCTTCACTTCAGAGTAAAATCCTACCTGTGTCCGCTGAAAGTTCCGGTTTAAAGGTATCCGAGCAGTTAGACATTCGTCTTGAAGATTCAGTGTCTTCAGTTAAACAGCCATCTGAGGAGTCATCGGCCCCTGAGTTAAATCATACAGAAAAATGTGAAACTCAGCCCTCCAAGTCTGAGAAAGTCGCTGTCCAGTCCCAGGAGCGttcatctttaaaagaagatGGAGATAGTATTTTTCTCACTTTAGGCGACGGTGGGAACTGTGGGGAGGTTGCACTCATTGCTCCAGAAGGTAATGCtgtggaagggaagcagtctctgCCCTCAGAACCTCTGTGTTCTTCAGTGGGAGTTTCTCACCCTGAGTCCCAGAATACTAGTGACAAACCTGCTGGGGACAATTCAGCAGACATAGATGCATCAAATATCGTCTCTCTCAAAATTATCATTAGTGACGACCCATTTGTTTCCTCAGATACGGAACTGAACAGTGCTGTTTCTAGTATCAGCGGGGAGAACTTGCCGACGATCATCCTGTCCTCTCCTGCCAAGTCTCCTGCCAAAAACGTGGAGCTAGTTAAATGCTTGTCTTCGGAAGAAACTGCAGGCACTGTCCCGTCTGCTGAAAGACTAGCGGATTCCGCGCCAGTGGAGCAGAGCCTTTTGGCTCTCAAGCCTGAGGACTCTGCCGGAAACGGCGCTCAGAATGAAAGCAGCATTGCCTTTTCGTCCAACATCACACCGTGTGTGTCCAAGGACAGCGGGTACATACAGTTGATGCCGGCTACGAGCACGACGTTTGGCAATTCAAATAACATTCTCATAGCTACCTGTGTCACTGATCCAACAGCCTTAGGAACAACTGTAAGTCAGTCTAATGTAGTGGTGTTGCCTGGAAATTCTGCCCCTGTGACTGCTCCGCTTCCCCTGCCCCAGTTACAGACGCCCCCGAGGTCCAACAGTGTGTTCGCTGTCAACCAGACTGTGTCACCCAGCTTTTCACAAG gatctgcCATCATAATTGCTTCTCCTGTCCAACCGGTACTCCAAGGAATGGTGGGAATGATCCCTGTATCGGTGGTTGGACAGAATGGAAATACCTTTTCTGCTCCTCCTCAGCAG CTCCTTCATATGCCTTTGGCAGCACCTGTATGCAGTAGAAGTATCCCTCAAATCCCCATCCCTCCAAAATCACAGAAGACTCAGGGACTAAAGAACAAGCCTTGTACAG GAAAGCAGGTAAATAATTTGGTGGATTCATCTAGTCATTTAGTTGGATGTCATGCACAAAG AACTGAAGTGTCTGACAAGAATATGGCCACAGATCTTgggaaaaaattggaagaaatcaCAGTTCCCTTTTCATTAGAGAGCATAGTTCCAACTAGCAAACCGTTTGAGAGCCACAGACGTGTGCTGTGTTTTGACGGCATCACTTCTCCTGTGGCAAATACACAGGGCACGAACCATAAGGTGGCGtcccaaaacaaagaaaggaatgaCATTTCATTTCCTAATCTTGAGTCACCCCTTGTGTCCTCCACCTTAAAACCCCCTTCTAATAATGctctcaaaagagagagagagaggcctccTTTGCCTAAGATTTTATCCAAATCAGAAACTGCCAATAGCCGACATACCGCCATAAAAGAAACCCAGTTAGAAAAGAAAGCTTCACCGACAGAAATTGTACTTGAATCTTTCCATAAAGCGACAGCTAATAAGGAGAATGAATTATGCAGTGATGTCGAAAGgcagaaaaatccagaaacttCAAAACTGTCAAATGGACAGCAAAATGGGGGTTTACGGAATGAGAAAACCATAGCTTCACTGCAAGAACTAACCAAAAAACAAGGCACATCCTCAAATAGTAAAAATGCCTTTTCAGTAGGGGCACCTGTGAAGGATCCAAAACAAGAACAGACTAAATGTGCCAGTTCTGTGATGAACGCCCCGAGCAAACCTACCACAGACGTGCTGCCAGATGGCCAGTGGCCCAGCCCCGTCGCAAAGCTCCCCGAGAGCTCTGATGGGCCTGGGCCCCGGACGCCTGGCGCGGGGGCGGGGGACAGACCTAAAGAAGAACCGAGAGATGGTATCAAGGTCCCCTCTAGTAGCACAGCCAAGGTGATGGTCCCCCCTGTCACCCCAGACCTGCCTGCCTGCAGCCCCGCCAGTGAGACCGGGAGCGAGAACAGCGTCAGCATGGCCGCGCACACGCTCATGATTCTCTCCCGAGCGGCCGTCGCCAGAACCGCCTCCACGACACCCCTCAAAGACAACACCCAGCAGTTCCGAGCCTCCTCCAGGAGCACCGCAAAAAAGCGGAAAATGGAGGAATTGGACGAGCGTGAACGAACCTCTCGGGCTTCCAGTAAAAGTCTTGCGAATTCATCACTCccaatgaaaaagaagaaaattaag ctttattgtGTTAAAATTGATGACTAA
- the LOC116599439 gene encoding protein NPAT isoform X3, which yields MLLPSDIARLVLGYLQQENLTSTCQTFILESSNLKEYAEHCTDEGFIPACLLSLFGKNLTTILNEYVAMKAKETSNDVPAIMSSLWKKLDHTLSQIRSMQSSPGFVANQRGQCATAPPPPPPPPPPPPPPPPAAVQVIRPAGQIAAPLRSNFLVVNHSQSQDTAATGEALNIIPTPQEKKTQTTVLSPARRKSESQRKSNTLSGPHSTIRNFQDPNAFAVEKQMVIENAREKILSNKSLQEKLAENINKFLTSDNNIAQMPKQTESNPAEPETSIDELLGLQSEIHMSEEAIQDILEQTESDPAFQALFDLFDYGKSKNNKNISQGISSQHLETNPSVVLADETNLAVKGSFDTEQSGDQSGPPPFCASYQSEDPSASLKSSGHAELRPEAQEHFPQAGSSVQKKAFRTVGPNGHKCNLDITFESVPHLNDFNQRVNADAECNQRCAEFYAHPLPTDAAVAMEVGKNVLLSDAPREPPSQPDASALPVTSFVSLGAETHSENLMLSGKSSQLLSQNIPLTGKTCKTSQFCENSNNTARLKTHLPGSKSPDPREMHQNKTEIHGSLPGVAQHADCQDSSSLQSKILPVSAESSGLKVSEQLDIRLEDSVSSVKQPSEESSAPELNHTEKCETQPSKSEKVAVQSQERSSLKEDGDSIFLTLGDGGNCGEVALIAPEGNAVEGKQSLPSEPLCSSVGVSHPESQNTSDKPAGDNSADIDASNIVSLKIIISDDPFVSSDTELNSAVSSISGENLPTIILSSPAKSPAKNVELVKCLSSEETAGTVPSAERLADSAPVEQSLLALKPEDSAGNGAQNESSIAFSSNITPCVSKDSGYIQLMPATSTTFGNSNNILIATCVTDPTALGTTVSQSNVVVLPGNSAPVTAPLPLPQLQTPPRSNSVFAVNQTVSPSFSQGSAIIIASPVQPVLQGMVGMIPVSVVGQNGNTFSAPPQQLLHMPLAAPVCSRSIPQIPIPPKSQKTQGLKNKPCTGKQVNNLVDSSSHLVGCHAQRTEVSDKNMATDLGKKLEEITVPFSLESIVPTSKPFESHRRVLCFDGITSPVANTQGTNHKVASQNKERNDISFPNLESPLVSSTLKPPSNNALKRERERPPLPKILSKSETANSRHTAIKETQLEKKASPTEIVLESFHKATANKENELCSDVERQKNPETSKLSNGQQNGGLRNEKTIASLQELTKKQGTSSNSKNAFSVGAPVKDPKQEQTKCASSVMNAPSKPTTDVLPDGQWPSPVAKLPESSDGPGPRTPGAGAGDRPKEEPRDGIKVPSSSTAKVMVPPVTPDLPACSPASETGSENSVSMAAHTLMILSRAAVARTASTTPLKDNTQQFRASSRSTAKKRKMEELDERERTSRASSKSLANSSLPMKKKKIKKKKLPSSFPAGMDVDKFLLSLHYDE from the exons GTTACTTACAACAGGAAAACCTCACTTCTACCTGCCagacttttattttggaaagttcaaatttaaaagaatatgcgGAACATTGTACAGATGAAGGTTTTATCCCAGCCTGCTTACTG TCCTTGTTTGGAAAAAACTTGACAACAATTCTGAATGAATATGTAGCTATGAAAGCAAAAG AAACATCAAATGATGTCCCAGCAATTATGTCATCTCTATGGAAGAAGTTAGACCATACACTTTCTCAGATCAG gAGCATGCAAAGTTCCCCAGGGTTTGTTGCTAATCAGAGAG GACAGTGCGCTACTGCTCCTcccccgccgcctcctcctcctcctcctcctcctcctcctcctccagcagctGTGCAGGTTATCCGGCCAGCTGGCCAGATTGCAGCGCCTTTGAGGTCCAATTTTCTAGTGGTCAACCATTCACAGTCACAAGACACAGCTGCCA CTGGAGAGGCTTTAAATATCATTCCTACTCCTCAGGAAAAGAAAACGCAGACCACAGTCTTGTCTCCAGCTAGACGCAAAAG TGAATCTCAGAGGAAAAGTAACACTTTATCTGGGCCTCATTCAACGATAAGGAATTTCCAGGATCCAAATGCATTTGCAGTAGAAAAA caaATGGTTATTGAAAATGCACGAGAAAAAATACTAAGTAACAAATCTCTTCAAGAAAAGCTTgcagaaaacattaataaatttttGACAAG CGACAACAATATTGCACAAATGCCCAAGCAAACAGAGAGCAACCCTGCGGAACCAGAGACTTCAATTGATGAACTCCTGGGACTCCAG AGTGAAATCCATATGTCTGAGGAAGCAATACAGGATATCCTGGAACAAACAGAGTCCGATCCAGCGTTTCAAGCACTCTTCGACCTCTTTGACTATG GTAaatcaaagaataataaaaatatatcacaagGCATTTCCAGTCAGCATCTGGAAACCAATCCCAGTGTAGTCTTAGCAGATGAAACTAATCTAGCAGTTAAAGGTTCTTTTGATACAGAACAATCTG GTGATCAGTCTGGACCGCCCCCATTTTGCGCATCCTACCAAAGCGAagacccctctgcctctctgaagAGCAGTGGCCATGCGGAGCTTCGCCCGGAAGCCCAGGAGCACTTCCCACAGGCGGGCTCCAGCGTCCAGAAGAAGGCATTTAGGACGGTCGGACCTAATGGACACAAGTGTAACCTTGATATTACCTTTGAGTCTGTGCCTCATTTGAATGACTTTAACCAAAGAGTAAATGCGGATGCTGAATGTAATCAGCGCTGTGCCGAATTCTACGCCCATCCGCTGCCCACTGACGCCGCCGTGGCGATGGAGGTCGGGAAGAATGTCCTGCTGTCGGATGCCCCGCGTGAGCCTCCCTCGCAGCCTGACGCGTCCGCTCTGCCAGTGACGTCGTTCGTTTCCCTCGGCGCTGAGACTCACTCTGAAAACTTAATGCTCTCTGGGAAGAGTTCTCAGCTTTTATCCCAAAATATCCCATTAACTGGAAAGACATGTAAAACAAGTCAGTTTTGTGAAAACTCTAACAACACAGCAAGACTTAAAACTCATCTCCCTGGTTCTAAGTCACCAGACCCTAGAGAAATGCACCAGAATAAAACTGAGATCCACGGCAGCTTGCCCGGTGTGGCACAACATGCAGACTGCCAAGACAGCTCTTCACTTCAGAGTAAAATCCTACCTGTGTCCGCTGAAAGTTCCGGTTTAAAGGTATCCGAGCAGTTAGACATTCGTCTTGAAGATTCAGTGTCTTCAGTTAAACAGCCATCTGAGGAGTCATCGGCCCCTGAGTTAAATCATACAGAAAAATGTGAAACTCAGCCCTCCAAGTCTGAGAAAGTCGCTGTCCAGTCCCAGGAGCGttcatctttaaaagaagatGGAGATAGTATTTTTCTCACTTTAGGCGACGGTGGGAACTGTGGGGAGGTTGCACTCATTGCTCCAGAAGGTAATGCtgtggaagggaagcagtctctgCCCTCAGAACCTCTGTGTTCTTCAGTGGGAGTTTCTCACCCTGAGTCCCAGAATACTAGTGACAAACCTGCTGGGGACAATTCAGCAGACATAGATGCATCAAATATCGTCTCTCTCAAAATTATCATTAGTGACGACCCATTTGTTTCCTCAGATACGGAACTGAACAGTGCTGTTTCTAGTATCAGCGGGGAGAACTTGCCGACGATCATCCTGTCCTCTCCTGCCAAGTCTCCTGCCAAAAACGTGGAGCTAGTTAAATGCTTGTCTTCGGAAGAAACTGCAGGCACTGTCCCGTCTGCTGAAAGACTAGCGGATTCCGCGCCAGTGGAGCAGAGCCTTTTGGCTCTCAAGCCTGAGGACTCTGCCGGAAACGGCGCTCAGAATGAAAGCAGCATTGCCTTTTCGTCCAACATCACACCGTGTGTGTCCAAGGACAGCGGGTACATACAGTTGATGCCGGCTACGAGCACGACGTTTGGCAATTCAAATAACATTCTCATAGCTACCTGTGTCACTGATCCAACAGCCTTAGGAACAACTGTAAGTCAGTCTAATGTAGTGGTGTTGCCTGGAAATTCTGCCCCTGTGACTGCTCCGCTTCCCCTGCCCCAGTTACAGACGCCCCCGAGGTCCAACAGTGTGTTCGCTGTCAACCAGACTGTGTCACCCAGCTTTTCACAAG gatctgcCATCATAATTGCTTCTCCTGTCCAACCGGTACTCCAAGGAATGGTGGGAATGATCCCTGTATCGGTGGTTGGACAGAATGGAAATACCTTTTCTGCTCCTCCTCAGCAG CTCCTTCATATGCCTTTGGCAGCACCTGTATGCAGTAGAAGTATCCCTCAAATCCCCATCCCTCCAAAATCACAGAAGACTCAGGGACTAAAGAACAAGCCTTGTACAG GAAAGCAGGTAAATAATTTGGTGGATTCATCTAGTCATTTAGTTGGATGTCATGCACAAAG AACTGAAGTGTCTGACAAGAATATGGCCACAGATCTTgggaaaaaattggaagaaatcaCAGTTCCCTTTTCATTAGAGAGCATAGTTCCAACTAGCAAACCGTTTGAGAGCCACAGACGTGTGCTGTGTTTTGACGGCATCACTTCTCCTGTGGCAAATACACAGGGCACGAACCATAAGGTGGCGtcccaaaacaaagaaaggaatgaCATTTCATTTCCTAATCTTGAGTCACCCCTTGTGTCCTCCACCTTAAAACCCCCTTCTAATAATGctctcaaaagagagagagagaggcctccTTTGCCTAAGATTTTATCCAAATCAGAAACTGCCAATAGCCGACATACCGCCATAAAAGAAACCCAGTTAGAAAAGAAAGCTTCACCGACAGAAATTGTACTTGAATCTTTCCATAAAGCGACAGCTAATAAGGAGAATGAATTATGCAGTGATGTCGAAAGgcagaaaaatccagaaacttCAAAACTGTCAAATGGACAGCAAAATGGGGGTTTACGGAATGAGAAAACCATAGCTTCACTGCAAGAACTAACCAAAAAACAAGGCACATCCTCAAATAGTAAAAATGCCTTTTCAGTAGGGGCACCTGTGAAGGATCCAAAACAAGAACAGACTAAATGTGCCAGTTCTGTGATGAACGCCCCGAGCAAACCTACCACAGACGTGCTGCCAGATGGCCAGTGGCCCAGCCCCGTCGCAAAGCTCCCCGAGAGCTCTGATGGGCCTGGGCCCCGGACGCCTGGCGCGGGGGCGGGGGACAGACCTAAAGAAGAACCGAGAGATGGTATCAAGGTCCCCTCTAGTAGCACAGCCAAGGTGATGGTCCCCCCTGTCACCCCAGACCTGCCTGCCTGCAGCCCCGCCAGTGAGACCGGGAGCGAGAACAGCGTCAGCATGGCCGCGCACACGCTCATGATTCTCTCCCGAGCGGCCGTCGCCAGAACCGCCTCCACGACACCCCTCAAAGACAACACCCAGCAGTTCCGAGCCTCCTCCAGGAGCACCGCAAAAAAGCGGAAAATGGAGGAATTGGACGAGCGTGAACGAACCTCTCGGGCTTCCAGTAAAAGTCTTGCGAATTCATCACTCccaatgaaaaagaagaaaattaag aaaaagaagCTACCCAGTTCATTTCCAGCTGGAATGGATGTGGACAAATTTTTGTTATCATTGCATTATGATGAGTAA